A window of the Cicer arietinum cultivar CDC Frontier isolate Library 1 chromosome 6, Cicar.CDCFrontier_v2.0, whole genome shotgun sequence genome harbors these coding sequences:
- the LOC101489547 gene encoding protein ROLLING AND ERECT LEAF 2 has translation MGCYESKMENQETISNSKDRNYFMKQTVTFRNNFASAHSSYAASLKNTGAALIDFAQAGEHQNFQFSPSYDLPPLPPPPLPNFPAALRRAITMPDIQSDTVETAVEEVDDEDEETEGRGLRNNERKNCVIQVLSEVDNRFILASEAARDVSIILQATRLHFRSNFSDTGGNVDYSARVMRVVTWDRSFRETPNVDEVKDDFDSEKHETLVNVLDKLLAWEKKLYNEVKAAELTKSEYQRKVATLIKLEKRGTNNEALEKAKAVISHLNSMYIVDMQSLDSTVSEINHLRDQQLYPKLVQLVDGMATMWGIMHSHHEKQLNIMKLLRSSDSQFPLETSEHHHDRTYQLLLVMQEWESQFQKSINNQKGFIKALYTWLKLNLTLLNDSDIKENISSPKSCPIQILLHAWNDRLEKLPDEFARIAIANFVAAVDSLYQRQQEELVLKRKCDEIRKEYTRKSTQFDQWESKYSKRKRLDEFDPNRTEGDCNEADEVLKEKKRLLIELEKRLDEEKDAFERHCLHVRQKSLRCLKNDLLELFRTMTDFSLECSKMYSELSYVVHKLRLAQSSS, from the exons ATGGGTTGCTACGAATCAAAAATGGAGAACCAAGAAACCATATCAAACAGCAAAGACCGTAACTACTTCATGAAACAGACAGTTACCTTCCGTAACAACTTCGCATCCGCCCACTCCTCCTACGCCGCTTCACTCAAAAACACCGGCGCCGCTCTCATCGACTTCGCTCAAGCCGGCGAACACCAAAACTTTCAATTCTCTCCTTCCTACGATCTTCCTCCCTTGCCTCCTCCTCCTCTTCCTAATTTCCCCGCTGCTCTCCGCCGTGCTATCACCATGCCGGATATTCAATCCGATACGGTAGAAACCGCCGTGGAAGAGgttgatgatgaagatgaagaaactGAAGGACGTGGTTTGAGAAATAATGAGAGGAAGAATTGTGTGATTCAGGTGTTGAGTGAAGTTGATAATCGTTTTATATTGGCTTCTGAAGCTGCTCGTGACGTTTCCATAATTCTTCAGGCTACTCGTCTTCACTTTCGTTCCAATTTTTCTGATACCGGAG GAAATGTTGATTACTCTGCAAGGGTGATGCGAGTTGTAACATGGGACCGATCCTTTAGAGAAACACCAAATGTGGATGAAGTGAAAGATGATTTTGACTCAGAGAAACATGAAACTCTTGTTAATGTATTAGACAAGTTGCTGGCATGGGAAAAGAAACTTTATAATGAAGTTAAG GCTGCTGAGTTAACAAAATCTGAGTACCAAAGAAAGGTTGCCACTCTCATCAAGCTAGAAAAAAGAGGTACAAACAATGAAGCATTGGAGAAAGCAAAAGCAGTCATCAGTCATTTGAATTCAATGTACATTGTAGATATGCAATCATTGGATTCAACCGTCTCTGAGATAAATCATTTACGCGATCAACAGTTATACCCAAAACTTGTTCAGCTTGTTGATGG GATGGCCACAATGTGGGGAATCATGCATTCCCACCATGAGAAGCAGTTAAATATTATGAAGTTATTGAGATCATCGGATTCTCAGTTTCCTTTGGAAACAAGTGAGCACCATCATGATAGAACATATCAGTTATTACTTGTTATGCAAGAATGGGAGTCACAGTTTCAAAAGTCGATAAACAATCAAAAGGGGTTCATAAAAGCCTTATACACTTGGTTAAAACTGAATCTTACACTccttaatgatagtgatataaAGGAAAATATTTCTTCACCAAAAAGTTGTCCTATACAAATCCTTCTTCATGCTTGGAATGATCGTCTCGAGAAACTTCCTGATGAATTTGCTAGAATTGCCATAGCAAACTTTGTTGCTGCAGTAGATTCTCTTTATCAACGACAACAAGAGGAGTTGGTTCTAAAGAGAAAATGTGATGAGATACGAAAGGAGTACACGCGGAAAAGCACACAATTTGATCAGTGGGAGAGCAAATATAGCAAAAGGAAAAGACTAGATGAGTTTGATCCAAATAGAACAGAAGGTGATTGTAATGAGGCTGATGAGGTTCTTAAGGAGAAGAAGAGACTTTTGATTGAACTAGAGAAGAGGTTGGATGAGGAAAAAGATGCTTTTGAAAGACATTGCTTACATGTTAGGCAAAAATCTTTAAGGTGTCTCAAAAATGATTTGCTAGAGCTCTTTAGGACTATGACAGATTTTTCTCTTGAATGTTCTAAAATGTATAGTGAATTAAGTTATGTAGTACATAAATTAAGATTGGCACAAAGCTCATCATGA